One window from the genome of Streptomyces sp. WZ-12 encodes:
- the aroH gene encoding chorismate mutase, with protein sequence MAVRAVRGAVQLERDDAEHMRERVGELLTAILERNGLVPDDLISVWFTATPDLHSDFPAAAARALGITDVPLICAQELTVAGAMERVVRVLAHVETGLAKADLAHVYLGAAAALRKDIAQ encoded by the coding sequence GTGGCGGTACGGGCCGTGCGCGGGGCCGTCCAGCTGGAGCGGGACGACGCGGAGCACATGCGGGAGCGGGTCGGCGAGCTGCTCACCGCGATATTGGAGCGCAACGGGCTGGTGCCGGACGACCTGATCAGCGTGTGGTTCACCGCCACCCCCGATCTGCACAGCGACTTCCCGGCCGCCGCCGCCCGGGCCCTGGGGATCACGGACGTCCCGCTGATCTGCGCCCAGGAGTTGACGGTGGCCGGCGCCATGGAGCGGGTGGTGCGGGTGCTGGCGCACGTCGAGACCGGGCTGGCCAAGGCCGACCTCGCCCATGTCTACCTCGGCGCGGCCGCGGCCCTGAGGAAGGACATCGCCCAGTGA
- a CDS encoding prephenate dehydrogenase, translated as MRTALVIGTGLIGTSVALALSARGVQVHLEDHDHAQALTAAALGAGTAEPPPGPVDLVVVAVPPAHVAEGLAAAIRRGAARAYIDVASVKGGPRRELEALGCDLSGYLGTHPMAGKERSGPLAATADLFEGRPWVLTPSPGGDTEVLNLALELVALCRAVPVVMDADAHDRAVALVSHTPQLVSSLVAARLKGADETAVRLCGQGIRDVTRIAASDPAMWIDILSANPGPVADVLTAVAADLDATVQSLRALESADDVQRGTGAGGIEDVLRRGNAGRERVPGKHGAAPAAYEVVAVYIGDQPGELARIFADAGRVGVNIEDVRIEHATGQQAGFIQLMVEPQAVPVLTAELRERGWSIRQ; from the coding sequence GTGAGAACCGCACTCGTCATCGGAACGGGCCTGATCGGCACCTCGGTCGCCCTCGCGCTCAGCGCCCGCGGCGTCCAGGTCCACCTGGAGGACCACGACCACGCCCAGGCCCTGACGGCCGCCGCGCTCGGCGCCGGCACCGCCGAGCCGCCCCCGGGCCCGGTCGACCTGGTCGTCGTGGCGGTGCCGCCGGCGCACGTCGCGGAGGGGCTCGCCGCGGCGATCCGGCGCGGCGCGGCCCGGGCGTACATCGACGTCGCCAGCGTCAAGGGCGGCCCGCGCCGCGAGCTGGAGGCCCTCGGCTGCGACCTGTCCGGCTACCTCGGCACGCACCCGATGGCCGGCAAGGAGCGCTCCGGCCCACTGGCCGCGACGGCCGACCTCTTCGAGGGCCGCCCCTGGGTGCTCACCCCGTCGCCCGGCGGCGACACCGAGGTGCTCAACCTCGCCCTGGAGCTGGTCGCGCTCTGCCGGGCCGTCCCGGTGGTGATGGACGCCGACGCCCACGACCGCGCCGTCGCCCTGGTGTCGCACACCCCGCAGTTGGTCTCCAGCCTCGTCGCGGCCCGGCTGAAGGGCGCCGACGAGACCGCCGTCCGCCTCTGCGGCCAGGGCATCCGCGATGTGACGCGGATCGCCGCCTCCGACCCGGCCATGTGGATCGACATCCTCTCCGCCAACCCCGGCCCGGTCGCCGACGTCCTCACCGCGGTCGCCGCCGATCTGGACGCCACGGTCCAGTCGCTGCGCGCCCTGGAGTCCGCCGACGACGTGCAGCGCGGCACCGGCGCCGGCGGCATCGAGGACGTCCTCCGCCGCGGCAACGCCGGCCGCGAGCGGGTCCCCGGCAAGCACGGCGCCGCCCCGGCCGCCTACGAGGTCGTCGCCGTCTACATCGGCGACCAGCCCGGCGAGCTGGCCCGGATCTTCGCCGACGCCGGCCGCGTCGGGGTCAACATCGAGGACGTCCGCATCGAGCACGCCACCGGTCAGCAGGCCGGCTTCATCCAGCTCATGGTCGAGCCGCAGGCCGTCCCGGTGCTGACCGCGGAGCTGCGGGAGCGGGGGTGGTCGATCCGTCAGTGA
- the cmk gene encoding (d)CMP kinase yields the protein MFVTVETADRTAQAAVIVAIDGPAGTGKSSTSKAVAGKLGLGYLDTGAQYRAITWWMLTNGIDVNDPVAVADACAKPVIVSGTDPAAPTITVDGTDAAGPIRSAEVTAAVSAVSAVPEVRTAITELQRSIAGGAPHGIVVEGRDIGITVLPDADLKIFLTASPEARAARRNGEIKAQGPQLASDLAATREALIKRDAADSSRKTSPLAKADDAVEVDTTDLTLDQVIECVVTLIEGVRAEKAGRDIR from the coding sequence GTGTTCGTCACCGTGGAAACCGCCGATCGGACCGCCCAGGCTGCAGTGATTGTCGCCATCGACGGCCCCGCAGGCACGGGCAAGTCCAGCACGTCCAAGGCCGTCGCCGGAAAGCTGGGCCTGGGTTACCTCGACACCGGCGCGCAGTACCGCGCGATCACCTGGTGGATGCTGACCAACGGCATCGACGTCAACGACCCGGTCGCGGTGGCCGACGCCTGCGCCAAGCCCGTGATCGTCTCCGGCACGGACCCGGCGGCGCCGACCATCACCGTCGACGGCACGGACGCCGCCGGCCCGATCCGCAGCGCGGAGGTCACCGCCGCGGTCAGCGCGGTCAGCGCGGTCCCCGAGGTGCGCACCGCGATCACCGAGCTCCAGCGCTCCATCGCCGGCGGGGCGCCGCACGGCATCGTCGTCGAGGGCCGGGACATCGGCATAACGGTCCTGCCCGACGCCGACCTCAAGATCTTCCTCACCGCCTCCCCGGAGGCGCGGGCGGCCCGTCGCAACGGCGAGATCAAGGCCCAGGGCCCGCAGCTCGCGTCCGACCTGGCCGCCACCCGTGAGGCGCTGATCAAGCGGGACGCCGCGGACTCCTCCCGCAAGACCTCGCCGCTGGCCAAGGCCGACGACGCCGTCGAGGTCGACACCACCGACCTGACGCTGGATCAGGTCATCGAATGCGTGGTCACCCTCATCGAGGGCGTCCGCGCCGAGAAGGCGGGGCGAGACATCCGGTGA
- a CDS encoding lysophospholipid acyltransferase family protein, whose product MTDGGKTPSPRGAAIGRRIGIGLMYGLWKPRVLGAWRVPASGPVILAVNHSHGVDGPMVMGTAPRPVHFLIKKEAFVGPLDPFLRGIGQLKVDRQSADRKAITDALGVLAAGGVLGIFPEGTRGEGDFASLRAGLAYFAVRSGAPVVPVAVLGSTDRPSRLTPAVPRLRGRVDVVFGDAFDAGDGSGRRTRKALDEATVRIQERLTAHLAQARRLTGR is encoded by the coding sequence GTGACCGACGGCGGCAAGACGCCGAGCCCCCGCGGGGCCGCGATCGGCCGGCGGATCGGCATCGGGCTGATGTACGGCCTGTGGAAGCCGCGGGTGCTGGGCGCCTGGCGGGTGCCGGCCAGCGGCCCGGTGATCCTCGCCGTCAACCACTCCCACGGCGTCGACGGCCCGATGGTGATGGGCACCGCGCCGCGACCGGTGCACTTCCTGATCAAGAAGGAAGCCTTCGTGGGCCCGTTGGACCCGTTCCTGCGGGGCATCGGGCAGTTGAAGGTCGATCGCCAGAGCGCCGACCGCAAGGCGATCACCGATGCGCTCGGGGTGCTGGCCGCCGGCGGCGTGCTGGGCATCTTCCCCGAAGGCACCCGCGGCGAGGGCGACTTCGCGTCGCTGCGCGCCGGGCTCGCGTACTTCGCGGTGCGCTCCGGCGCCCCCGTCGTCCCGGTGGCGGTGCTCGGCAGCACCGACCGCCCCAGCCGGCTCACCCCGGCCGTGCCGCGGCTGCGCGGCCGCGTCGACGTCGTCTTCGGCGACGCCTTCGACGCGGGTGACGGCAGCGGGCGGCGCACCCGTAAGGCGCTGGACGAGGCGACCGTACGGATCCAGGAGCGGCTGACCGCCCACCTGGCACAGGCCCGGCGCCTTACCGGGCGCTGA
- the der gene encoding ribosome biogenesis GTPase Der, translating into MNEQIPTGDEHGALGDAEYAEFMELAAEEGFDLEDVEGDIAAAGHGPLPVLAVVGRPNVGKSTLVNRIIGRREAVVEDRPGVTRDRVTYEAHWNGRRFKVVDTGGWEQDVLGIDASVAMQAEFAIEAADAVVFVVDAKVGATDTDEAVVKLLRRAGKPVVLVANKVDGLSGEADAAMLWSLGLGEPHPVSALHGRGTGDMLDAALDALPEAPAQTFGAAVGGPRRIALIGRPNVGKSSLLNKVAGEERVVVNEMAGTTRDPVDELIELGGKTWKFVDTAGIRRRVHLQEGADYYASLRTAAAVEKAEVAVVLVDSSESISVQDQRIITMAVEAGRALVIAYNKWDTLDEERRFYLEREIERDLVQVPWAMRVNVSARTGRHMDKLVPAIETALSGWETRIPTGRLNAFLGEIVASHPHPIRGGKQPRILFGTQAGTKPPRFVLFASGFLEAGYRRFVERRLREEFGFEGTPIHISVRVREKRGTNKGKKK; encoded by the coding sequence ATGAACGAGCAGATCCCCACCGGCGACGAGCACGGTGCGCTTGGCGACGCCGAGTACGCGGAGTTCATGGAGCTCGCCGCGGAAGAGGGCTTCGACCTGGAGGACGTCGAGGGCGACATCGCCGCGGCCGGCCACGGCCCGCTGCCGGTCCTCGCCGTCGTCGGCCGCCCCAACGTCGGCAAGTCGACGCTGGTGAACCGCATCATCGGCCGCCGCGAGGCGGTCGTCGAGGACCGGCCGGGCGTCACCCGCGACCGGGTCACCTACGAGGCCCACTGGAACGGCCGCCGCTTCAAGGTCGTCGACACCGGCGGCTGGGAGCAGGACGTGCTCGGCATCGACGCGTCCGTGGCGATGCAGGCCGAGTTCGCCATCGAGGCCGCCGACGCGGTGGTCTTCGTGGTGGACGCCAAGGTCGGCGCCACCGACACCGACGAGGCCGTGGTCAAGCTGCTGCGCCGCGCCGGCAAGCCGGTCGTCCTGGTCGCCAACAAGGTCGACGGCCTGTCCGGCGAGGCCGACGCGGCCATGCTGTGGTCGCTGGGCCTCGGCGAGCCCCACCCGGTCTCCGCGCTGCACGGCCGCGGCACCGGCGACATGCTCGACGCCGCGCTGGACGCGCTCCCCGAGGCGCCCGCGCAGACCTTCGGCGCCGCCGTCGGCGGCCCCCGCCGGATCGCGCTGATCGGCCGCCCGAACGTCGGCAAGTCGTCGCTGCTCAACAAGGTCGCCGGCGAGGAGCGGGTGGTGGTCAACGAGATGGCCGGCACCACCCGCGACCCGGTCGACGAGCTGATCGAACTGGGCGGCAAGACCTGGAAGTTCGTGGACACCGCCGGCATCCGCCGCCGGGTGCACCTCCAGGAGGGCGCCGACTACTACGCCTCGCTGCGCACCGCGGCGGCCGTGGAGAAGGCCGAGGTCGCGGTCGTCCTGGTCGACTCCTCGGAGTCCATCAGCGTGCAGGACCAGCGGATCATCACGATGGCCGTCGAGGCCGGTCGGGCCCTGGTCATCGCCTACAACAAGTGGGACACCCTCGACGAGGAGCGCCGCTTCTACCTGGAGCGGGAGATCGAGCGGGACCTCGTCCAGGTGCCGTGGGCGATGCGGGTCAACGTCTCCGCGCGCACCGGCCGTCACATGGACAAGCTGGTCCCGGCGATCGAGACCGCGCTGTCCGGTTGGGAGACCCGGATCCCCACCGGGCGGCTGAACGCCTTCCTCGGCGAGATCGTGGCCTCCCACCCGCACCCCATCCGCGGCGGCAAGCAGCCCCGGATCCTCTTCGGCACCCAGGCCGGCACCAAGCCGCCGCGCTTCGTGCTCTTCGCCTCGGGCTTCCTGGAGGCCGGCTACCGCCGCTTCGTCGAGCGGCGGCTGCGCGAGGAGTTCGGCTTCGAGGGCACGCCGATCCACATCTCGGTGCGGGTGCGCGAGAAGCGCGGCACCAACAAGGGCAAGAAGAAGTAA
- a CDS encoding LysM peptidoglycan-binding domain-containing protein, whose amino-acid sequence MSDNSSAPWRRVESVGLLVAAAAALLLCLPGGAAADGAPGGDDDGGDGGRSSYACADDQWPWGCLAECESSGDWHINTGNSYYGGLQFWQPTWEAYGGLKYARRADLATRDEQIEIAKRVQADQGWGAWPTCARRYGLLGDRVYAVQHGDTLSGIARRHHVKGGWHGLYEVNRHAVGEYPDVLAIGTRLKLR is encoded by the coding sequence ATGTCGGACAACTCTTCGGCGCCGTGGCGCCGCGTGGAATCCGTCGGGTTGCTCGTCGCGGCGGCCGCAGCCCTGCTCCTGTGCCTGCCCGGCGGCGCGGCCGCCGACGGGGCACCGGGCGGTGACGACGACGGTGGGGACGGCGGCCGGTCGTCGTACGCCTGCGCCGACGACCAGTGGCCCTGGGGCTGCCTCGCCGAGTGCGAGAGCAGCGGCGACTGGCACATCAACACCGGCAACAGCTATTACGGGGGCCTGCAGTTCTGGCAGCCCACCTGGGAGGCGTACGGCGGCCTCAAGTACGCCCGGCGCGCCGATCTCGCCACCCGGGACGAGCAGATCGAGATCGCCAAGCGGGTCCAGGCCGACCAGGGTTGGGGCGCCTGGCCCACATGTGCCCGGCGTTACGGCCTGCTCGGCGACCGCGTCTACGCCGTCCAGCACGGTGACACTCTCTCCGGGATCGCGCGCCGCCACCACGTCAAGGGCGGCTGGCACGGGCTCTACGAGGTCAACCGGCACGCCGTCGGGGAGTACCCGGACGTCCTGGCGATCGGCACCCGGCTGAAGCTGCGCTGA
- a CDS encoding glycosyltransferase has protein sequence MHISFLIHHAYGSGETVRATFSLADALAERHDVEIVSVLRHRDAPALDLGPKVALRHLVDLREHGRSGDRMAPAHARPAKVFPTAEPASRQYSELTDQRIAQYLRRTEADVVVGTRPGLTVHVARQTRRGPLRVGQEPLCLAAHSRELRLALRGAYPRLDGLVTATEADARAHLRRLRLPGVTVSAVPRAVPAPRLAPADGTGRWVMAAGRLTRTKRFDVLVRAFAAVVARRPDWRLRIYGGGPEKPALRALIDELGLYNHVFLMGPAGPLESEWAKGALAVDSSGREPLGTALAEAMRCGLPAIATDCPYGPGEIVADGTTGRVVPVGHPAALAAALLELIGDDAARTRMGAAALASSARFDPAEVAERHAALFAELIARRRGSGLRGSLHRARGTLIGGAYATKYAAAHAARAAVRGVRTA, from the coding sequence ATGCACATCTCATTCCTGATTCACCACGCCTACGGCAGCGGGGAGACGGTGCGGGCGACCTTCAGCCTGGCGGACGCGCTCGCCGAACGGCACGACGTCGAGATCGTCTCCGTCCTGCGGCACCGCGACGCCCCGGCACTCGACCTCGGCCCCAAGGTGGCGCTCCGGCACCTGGTGGACCTCCGGGAGCACGGCCGGTCCGGCGACCGGATGGCGCCGGCGCACGCCCGGCCTGCCAAGGTGTTCCCGACCGCCGAGCCCGCCTCCCGCCAGTACAGCGAGCTCACCGACCAGCGGATCGCCCAGTACCTGCGGCGGACCGAGGCCGACGTGGTGGTCGGCACCCGGCCCGGCCTGACCGTGCACGTCGCCCGGCAGACCCGCCGGGGGCCGCTCCGGGTCGGTCAGGAACCGCTCTGTCTGGCCGCGCACAGCCGGGAGTTGCGGCTGGCGCTGCGCGGCGCCTATCCGCGGCTGGACGGGCTGGTCACCGCCACCGAGGCGGACGCCCGGGCCCATCTGCGCCGTCTGCGACTGCCCGGGGTGACCGTCAGTGCGGTGCCCCGCGCGGTCCCCGCGCCGCGGCTGGCGCCGGCCGACGGCACCGGCCGGTGGGTGATGGCCGCCGGCCGGCTCACCCGCACCAAGCGCTTCGACGTGCTCGTCCGGGCGTTCGCCGCGGTGGTCGCCAGGCGCCCGGACTGGCGGCTGCGGATCTACGGCGGCGGGCCGGAGAAGCCCGCGCTGCGCGCCCTGATCGACGAACTCGGCCTCTACAACCACGTCTTCCTCATGGGCCCGGCCGGCCCGTTGGAGAGCGAGTGGGCCAAGGGCGCGCTCGCCGTGGACTCCTCCGGCCGGGAACCGCTCGGGACGGCGCTGGCCGAGGCGATGCGCTGCGGGCTGCCGGCCATCGCCACCGACTGCCCCTACGGGCCGGGCGAGATCGTCGCGGACGGGACCACCGGCCGGGTGGTGCCGGTCGGGCACCCCGCCGCGCTGGCCGCCGCGCTGCTGGAGCTGATCGGTGACGACGCCGCCCGGACGCGGATGGGCGCCGCCGCGCTCGCCTCCTCGGCCCGCTTCGACCCGGCGGAGGTCGCCGAGCGGCACGCCGCGCTCTTCGCCGAGCTGATCGCCCGGCGCCGCGGCAGCGGGCTGCGCGGCTCGCTGCACCGCGCCCGGGGGACCCTCATCGGGGGCGCCTACGCCACCAAGTACGCCGCCGCGCACGCGGCCCGCGCCGCGGTGAGAGGGGTGCGGACGGCATGA
- a CDS encoding helix-turn-helix domain-containing protein — MAWGIRELARRAGVTVRTARHYPDAGLSPEAGRGAGGHRRYGADAVARRHRIRDLRAVGMPPSAPAWPRPYGPATTRASGRGGGTSPR, encoded by the coding sequence GTGGCGTGGGGAATCAGGGAGTTGGCCCGGCGCGCGGGGGTGACGGTCCGGACCGCGCGGCACTACCCGGACGCCGGGCTGTCGCCGGAGGCCGGCCGCGGCGCCGGCGGGCACCGTCGTTACGGGGCGGACGCCGTGGCCCGGCGGCACCGGATCCGGGACCTGCGCGCCGTCGGGATGCCGCCGTCCGCACCGGCCTGGCCGCGTCCCTACGGGCCGGCGACGACCCGCGCCTCCGGGCGTGGTGGCGGCACGTCGCCGAGGTGA
- a CDS encoding I78 family peptidase inhibitor: MAPEPNLPGETPDVQDDPEAYVGLDREAAEELARARGWSTVRAVQPGAMLTMEYLVGRINFEVKDGAVARAWRG, translated from the coding sequence ATGGCACCCGAACCGAACCTTCCCGGCGAGACCCCCGATGTGCAGGACGACCCCGAGGCGTACGTCGGCCTCGACCGAGAGGCCGCCGAGGAGTTGGCCCGGGCCCGGGGTTGGTCCACCGTCCGGGCGGTCCAGCCGGGCGCGATGCTGACCATGGAGTACCTCGTCGGCCGGATCAACTTCGAGGTCAAGGACGGGGCGGTGGCGCGCGCCTGGCGGGGCTGA
- a CDS encoding phosphatase PAP2 family protein: MRTDDKLDQMEEHLPTDRIKPPRMTRTRLWLLWGTLAVYAAIVAGVLANTSLVTIDWQLMFFRPYKQWPEFHAFLDYFVVLGQRGPTALAVAAWLGWRCWRQRNLHPLLVLGASLLLLNITVGAAKLGMGRLGPHYATVVGSNEMWLGGDIFPSGHTANAVVTWGVLAYLATTSLRRRILSVIAALGALGVGMTTVYLGTHWVSDVMLGWAAGLLVLLAMPWLEPGVTWVEDRLMGILLRLWLRLRPDSLRGPLPAGALAPEVSRQRAAADGEVLVREAVGATTGSRATHAPEGWPHHPPRPHTSRAERSPVTPTGSRRPPHADRFPRGTTPFGPAPGRPRNGA, encoded by the coding sequence GTGCGTACCGATGACAAGCTCGACCAGATGGAGGAGCACCTCCCGACCGATCGCATCAAACCGCCGCGCATGACCCGGACCCGCCTGTGGCTGCTCTGGGGCACGCTGGCGGTGTATGCGGCGATCGTCGCGGGGGTGCTCGCCAACACCTCCCTGGTCACCATCGACTGGCAGTTGATGTTCTTCCGGCCGTACAAGCAGTGGCCGGAGTTCCACGCCTTCCTCGACTACTTCGTCGTGCTGGGGCAGCGCGGCCCGACGGCACTGGCGGTGGCGGCGTGGCTGGGCTGGCGCTGCTGGCGGCAGCGCAACCTCCACCCGCTGCTGGTGCTCGGCGCCTCGCTGCTGCTGCTGAACATCACCGTCGGCGCCGCCAAGCTGGGGATGGGCCGCCTCGGCCCGCACTACGCGACGGTGGTCGGCTCCAACGAGATGTGGCTCGGCGGCGACATATTCCCCTCCGGCCACACGGCCAACGCCGTGGTCACCTGGGGCGTGCTGGCCTACCTGGCCACCACCTCGCTGCGCCGCCGCATCCTGTCGGTGATCGCCGCGCTGGGCGCGCTGGGTGTCGGCATGACCACCGTCTACCTCGGCACGCACTGGGTCAGCGACGTCATGCTGGGCTGGGCCGCGGGCCTGCTGGTGCTGCTGGCGATGCCGTGGCTGGAGCCCGGCGTCACCTGGGTCGAGGACCGGCTGATGGGCATCCTGCTCCGGCTGTGGCTGCGGCTGCGCCCGGACTCGCTGCGCGGCCCGCTGCCGGCCGGCGCGCTGGCGCCCGAGGTCTCCCGGCAGCGGGCCGCCGCGGACGGCGAGGTCCTGGTGCGCGAGGCGGTCGGTGCGACCACCGGGAGCCGCGCCACCCACGCCCCCGAGGGCTGGCCGCACCACCCGCCGCGCCCGCACACCTCCCGCGCCGAGCGCAGCCCGGTCACCCCGACCGGATCCCGCCGGCCGCCGCACGCGGACCGCTTCCCGCGCGGCACCACCCCGTTCGGCCCGGCCCCCGGCCGCCCCCGCAACGGCGCCTGA
- a CDS encoding mannosyltransferase family protein, protein MNDLASTAAPGRTLCPPAVRAALRRAVPGLAAFAAIRLLGLAVLMVWSAANGKSWHTLLTARWDSLWYTRVAEQGYGYTVHLANGDVHSNLAFFPLLPWLERGVSALTPLSAANAGMTVAWLSSLAAAWALYATGERLHGPRAGVLLAALWAALPVGIVQSMAYSESLFTALAAWGVYCVLTGRWVWAGVLASLAGLTRPIGAAVVAAVWITAAVTVANERAGGTRWRALLRGRHRRMLLGVALAPFGWCGYVLWVAARQGSLAGYLDVQAGWHNGFDGGIAFGTFVWHQLTGPAFAAGLGLLIGVALVIWLYVHGVRKGQPLPLAVYGGLVLLIALTAKGYFGSKPRLMMPAFPLLLPLATGLARWRPVRSWLVIGVVAVGSALYGAFWLNGSGPP, encoded by the coding sequence ATGAACGATCTCGCCTCCACCGCCGCACCCGGCCGGACCCTGTGCCCGCCCGCCGTCCGTGCCGCGCTGCGCCGCGCCGTCCCCGGCCTCGCGGCCTTCGCGGCGATCCGGCTGCTGGGCCTGGCCGTGCTGATGGTCTGGTCGGCGGCGAACGGCAAGAGCTGGCACACCCTGCTGACCGCCCGCTGGGACTCCCTCTGGTACACCCGGGTCGCCGAGCAGGGCTACGGCTACACCGTCCATCTCGCCAACGGCGACGTCCACTCCAACCTGGCGTTCTTCCCGTTGCTGCCCTGGCTGGAGCGGGGCGTCTCGGCGCTCACCCCGCTCTCCGCGGCGAACGCCGGGATGACGGTGGCCTGGCTGTCGTCGCTGGCCGCGGCCTGGGCGCTGTACGCCACCGGGGAACGGCTGCACGGACCCCGGGCCGGAGTGCTGCTGGCCGCACTGTGGGCCGCGCTGCCGGTCGGGATCGTCCAGTCGATGGCGTACTCGGAGTCGCTGTTCACCGCGCTCGCGGCCTGGGGCGTCTACTGCGTGCTCACCGGGCGCTGGGTGTGGGCGGGCGTGCTGGCGTCGCTGGCCGGACTGACCCGGCCGATCGGCGCCGCGGTGGTCGCCGCCGTGTGGATCACCGCGGCGGTGACGGTCGCCAACGAGCGGGCCGGCGGGACCCGATGGCGCGCCCTGCTCCGCGGCCGGCACCGACGGATGCTGCTCGGCGTCGCGCTGGCCCCCTTCGGCTGGTGCGGCTACGTCCTGTGGGTCGCCGCCCGACAGGGCTCGCTCGCCGGCTACCTGGACGTCCAGGCCGGCTGGCACAACGGCTTCGACGGCGGCATCGCCTTCGGCACCTTCGTCTGGCACCAGTTGACCGGACCCGCGTTCGCCGCCGGCCTCGGCCTGCTGATCGGCGTGGCCCTGGTGATCTGGTTGTACGTGCACGGGGTGCGGAAGGGCCAACCGCTGCCGTTGGCGGTCTACGGCGGGCTGGTACTGCTGATCGCGCTCACCGCCAAGGGCTACTTCGGGTCGAAGCCGCGGCTGATGATGCCGGCCTTCCCGCTGCTGCTGCCGCTCGCGACCGGCCTGGCCCGGTGGCGTCCCGTGCGGTCGTGGCTGGTCATCGGCGTCGTGGCGGTCGGCTCCGCGCTCTACGGCGCCTTCTGGCTCAACGGCTCGGGCCCGCCGTGA
- a CDS encoding MFS transporter — protein MSGTTASGRGRAGAVPRHTGGGANRWTVLTVLCVSLLFVALDTTILYVAVPSVTEDLRPGPVELLWIVDVYPLMAASLLILFGTLGDRVGRRRILLLGYGLFAAASAVAALAPNPQILMAARALLGIGGAMIMPATLSILRQVFPDRRERAVAIGVWSAVAAVGAAVGPVLGGFLVENFWWGSVFLINIPMMAAMFLIGRWLLPESRGERNGPWDLIGAVVAALGVVGMVFGVKRLGSGAPVFGVTTLLPILLGVALLVVFVRRQHRRAHPLIDMRLFARPAFGTSIGCIVLAMLALVGLQLIAVQYLQLVLGLSPLATGLRMLPLVFSAMAAGLTGSKLLQALGPRVMVAGGFTLTATAVLTLTAMGSQDRFWQLSLGFVLLGFGFQATLFGAYESMLSEAPAAQSGGAAALGETAYQLGAGIGVALLGSVMNAAYAPGLHHVSGVSEAASRSAAHSLGEAYKVAGGLGEQAKAALRVAARDSFVHGLRVTLVASAVLLLVGAGIALRLPRRAAESTDRTAEEGAMVVPGECPASAGCEGARAPAGTGR, from the coding sequence ATGTCAGGGACGACCGCGTCCGGCAGGGGGCGGGCGGGTGCTGTTCCCCGGCACACAGGTGGTGGCGCGAACCGCTGGACCGTGTTGACCGTGCTCTGCGTCAGTCTGCTCTTCGTCGCGCTGGACACCACCATCCTCTATGTGGCGGTGCCGTCCGTCACCGAGGACCTGCGGCCAGGACCGGTCGAGCTGCTGTGGATCGTCGACGTCTATCCGTTGATGGCGGCCTCGCTGCTGATCCTCTTCGGCACGCTCGGCGACCGCGTCGGCCGTCGCCGCATCCTGCTGCTCGGTTACGGGCTCTTCGCCGCGGCCTCGGCCGTCGCCGCGCTCGCGCCCAATCCGCAGATCCTGATGGCGGCCCGGGCGCTGCTCGGCATCGGCGGCGCCATGATCATGCCGGCGACGCTGTCGATCCTGCGGCAGGTCTTCCCCGACCGGCGGGAGCGGGCGGTCGCGATCGGGGTGTGGAGCGCGGTGGCCGCGGTCGGCGCCGCGGTCGGCCCGGTGCTCGGCGGTTTCCTGGTCGAGAACTTCTGGTGGGGCTCGGTCTTCCTGATCAACATCCCGATGATGGCGGCGATGTTCCTGATAGGGCGTTGGCTGCTGCCGGAGTCCCGGGGCGAGCGCAACGGGCCCTGGGACCTGATCGGCGCGGTGGTCGCGGCGCTCGGCGTGGTGGGCATGGTCTTCGGGGTGAAGCGACTGGGCAGCGGTGCCCCGGTGTTCGGGGTGACGACGCTGCTGCCGATCCTGCTCGGCGTCGCGCTGCTGGTGGTCTTCGTCCGTCGGCAGCACCGCCGAGCGCACCCGCTGATCGACATGCGGCTCTTCGCCCGCCCGGCGTTCGGCACCTCCATCGGCTGCATCGTGCTGGCCATGCTGGCCCTCGTCGGCTTGCAGTTGATCGCCGTCCAGTACCTCCAACTCGTGCTGGGGCTGAGCCCGCTGGCGACCGGGCTGCGGATGCTGCCGCTGGTGTTCTCCGCGATGGCCGCCGGCCTCACCGGCTCCAAACTGCTCCAGGCGCTCGGCCCGCGGGTGATGGTCGCGGGCGGCTTCACGCTGACCGCGACCGCGGTGCTGACGCTGACCGCGATGGGCAGTCAGGACCGCTTCTGGCAGCTCTCGCTCGGCTTCGTGCTGCTCGGATTCGGCTTCCAGGCCACGCTGTTCGGGGCGTACGAGTCGATGCTGAGCGAGGCCCCGGCCGCGCAGTCGGGCGGTGCGGCGGCCCTCGGCGAGACCGCCTACCAACTCGGCGCCGGAATCGGCGTGGCGCTGCTCGGCAGCGTGATGAACGCCGCCTACGCGCCGGGGCTGCACCACGTCTCCGGGGTCTCCGAGGCGGCCTCCCGATCGGCCGCGCACTCGCTCGGCGAGGCGTACAAGGTCGCCGGCGGGCTGGGGGAGCAGGCCAAGGCGGCGCTCCGGGTGGCCGCCCGCGACTCCTTCGTCCACGGCCTGCGGGTCACCCTCGTCGCCAGCGCGGTGCTGCTGTTGGTCGGCGCCGGGATCGCGCTGCGACTGCCGCGCCGGGCCGCGGAGTCCACGGACCGGACCGCCGAGGAGGGCGCCATGGTGGTGCCCGGGGAGTGCCCGGCGTCCGCCGGGTGCGAGGGGGCGCGGGCCCCCGCGGGCACCGGCCGTTGA